Proteins found in one Magnolia sinica isolate HGM2019 chromosome 5, MsV1, whole genome shotgun sequence genomic segment:
- the LOC131245251 gene encoding probable aminotransferase TAT2, translating into MEDEGVAEKRWNFKPNGVLAHAAKLPIKGTMQAIMRNLDGGDTRSTIALCQGDPPVSPCFRTTPIAVDAVVSALRSSEYNGYAPIAGILPARRAIAEYLSRDLPYKLSPDDVFLTVGCTQAINMAVSVIAHPGANILLPRPGYPYYEARAAFSGVEVRHFNLIPERNWEVDLDAVESLADENTAAMVLINPGNPCGNVFTYQHLAKVAETAKKLGILIIADEVYGHLTFGSNPFVPMGVFGSIVPVLTLGSISKRWLVPGWRCGWVVTNDPNGILKETKIVDGIKDYLVISSDPATFVQGAIPQILGSTREDFFNKTIDILRQTADICLERIKEIDCITYPCKPEGSMSFMVELDVSHLADILDDVDFCCKLAKEESVVILPGSSVGFKNWLRITFATEPSSLEEGLRRLKSFCQRLAKK; encoded by the exons atggaggacgAAGGAGTTGCAGAGAAGCGGTGGAATTTCAAGCCCAACGGTGTGCTGGCGCACGCAGCGAAGCTCCCCATTAAAGGAACGATGCAGGCGATCATGAggaatctggacggtggagatacgaGGTCCACCATCGCTCTTTGCCAAGGGGATCCTCCCGTCTCCCCTTGCTTCCGTACCACTCCCATTGCGGTAGATGCTGTCGTCTCCGCCCTCCGTTCCTCTGAGTACAACGGCTATGCTCCGATTGCGGGCATTCTTCCCGCTAGAAG GGCGATTGCTGAATATCTCTCTCGTGATCTGCCATACAAGCTTTCACCCGACGATGTTTTTCTCACAGTTGGCTGCACTCAAGCGATCAATATGGCAGTATCAGTTATTGCTCACCCGGGAGCAAATATCTTGCTCCCTAGGCCAGGATACCCATATTATGAGGCACGTGCAGCTTTTAGTGGGGTTGAGGTTCGCCATTTCAATCTCATTCCAGAGAGGAATTGGGAGGTCGATCTTGATGCCGTAGAATCCTTGGCGGATGAGAATACCGCCGCTATGGTACTCATAAACCCTGGAAATCCTTGTGGGAATGTCTTCACTTATCAGCACTTGGCAAAG GTTGCTGAGACTGCAAAGAAGCTTGGAATTCTCATTATTGCAGATGAAGTTTATGGCCATTTGACATTTGGGAGCAACCCATTTGTGCCAATGGGAGTGTTTGGATCGATTGTTCCAGTTCTAACCCTTGGGTCAATATCCAAGAGATGGTTGGTGCCGGGTTGGAGATGTGGTTGGGTTGTAACAAATGACCCCAATGGCATCCTAAAAGAAACTAAA attgtcGATGGCATTAAGGACTACCTCGTTATCTCTTCTGATCCTGCTACCTTTGTTCAG GGTGCAATTCCTCAAATCCTTGGGAGTACAAGAGAGGATTTCTTTAACAAGACCATTGATATTCTAAGGCAAACGGCAGATATTTGTCTCGAGAGAATAAAGGAGATTGATTGCATTACTTATCCATGCAAACCAGAGGGATCCATGTCTTTTATG GTGGAGCTGGATGTGTCGCATCTGGCAGACATTTTAGATGATGTGGACTTCTGCTGCAAGCTAGCCAAAGAGGAATCGGTGGTTATTCTTCCAG GAAGCTCAGTGGGATTTAAGAATTGGCTCCGCATCACTTTCGCCACTGAGCCATCATCTCTTGAAGAAGGTCTTCGGAGACTGAAATCCTTCTGCCAGAGGCTTGCAAAGAAAtaa
- the LOC131246902 gene encoding NAC transcription factor 29-like, producing MTQKPNFPPGYRFVPTDAELLLHYLKNKNLGRPLPADIIPECDIYKLNPNDLASNFGTGAEKEMYFFTRMERKHVYGTRPNRRTKDGYWRATTKKCIIYDQNQIIGYKMSLKFHKGTQKGEKTNWIMHEYRLVDPPTTTTLNLAVCGKRKKENGSQDFHHTKMNGFVLCRIISSRWGTKTTSGAPENEFPHMINNENIEEARALTCTPVSHAPLTISACLPNQAGSEMQLDNGDSTSEGQLDEWWSSAMIDSWIDELIDPFEREESQAFTEEYSSNKETIISESFKEG from the exons ATGACGCAGAAGCCCAACTTCCCTCCTGGCTACCGCTTTGTTCCGACCGATGCCGAGTTGTTGCTACACTATCTCAAGAACAAGAATCTGGGTCGTCCGCTCCCTGCTGATATAATTCCAGAATGTGATATCTATAAGTTAAATCCTAACGATCTTGCAA GTAATTTTGGGACTGGAGCAGAAAAGGAGATGTATTTTTTCACACGAATGGAGCGTAAACATGTGTATGGGACCCGCCCCAACCGCAGAACAAAGGATGGTTACTGGAGAGCCACAACTAAAAAGTGCATCATTTATGACCAAAATCAGATAATTGGGTATAAGATGAGTTTAAAATTTCACAAGGGAACAcaaaaaggagagaaaacaaACTGGATCATGCATGAATACAGGCTAGTCGATCCTCCCACAACTACCACCTTAAATCTTGCCGTATGtgggaagaggaagaaggagaatggAAGTCAGGATTTTCATCACACAAAG ATGAATGGATTTGTTCTTTGCAGGATTATCAGTAGTAGATGGGGCACTAAGACGACTAGTGGCGCTCCTGAAAATGAATTTCCTCATATGATAAATAATGAAAACATTGAAGAAGCAAGAGCATTGACATGCACACCAGTTTCACATGCTCCACTTACTATCAGTGCATGTCTTCCCAACCAAGCAGGCTCTGAAATGCAACTGGATAATGGAGATTCAACGTCAGAAGGACAGTTGGATGAATGGTGGTCTTCTGCCATGATTGATTCATGGATAGATGAATTAATTGATCCTTTTGAAAGGGAAGAATCACAGGCATTCACGGAAGAATACTCATCAAATAAGGAAACGATAATATCAGAGTCATTTAAGGAAGGATAA